The Candidatus Pelagibacter sp. IMCC9063 genome has a window encoding:
- a CDS encoding GIY-YIG nuclease family protein produces the protein MHFVYLLISSGTKPNTYVGYTNDLFKRVTAHNSGKGAKYTRGRHWILAYYEIFKSKNLALKREHALKKNYKLRKSIKDNYLINL, from the coding sequence ATGCATTTTGTATATCTCTTAATTTCTTCTGGCACAAAACCCAATACTTACGTTGGTTACACTAATGATTTATTTAAAAGAGTAACAGCGCACAATTCAGGTAAAGGCGCTAAATATACTAGAGGAAGACATTGGATTCTTGCTTATTACGAAATTTTTAAATCTAAAAATTTAGCCCTAAAAAGAGAGCATGCTTTAAAAAAAAATTACAAATTAAGAAAATCCATAAAAGATAATTATTTAATCAACCTGTAG
- a CDS encoding amino acid ABC transporter substrate-binding protein, whose amino-acid sequence MKIIKFAVSIFAVLLLAACGNESAKKTSTLDTTKSQGFVKCGVSQGLPGFSNADASGNWAGMDVDVCRAVAAAVLGDATKVKYTPLSAKERFTALQAGDIDVLSRNTTWTLERDAAIGLEFVGVNFYDGQGFMVRKKSGIKSVKDFQNGTKVCTNTGTTTELNMADFFKAAGVSYEPVVFEKADEVVQAYDSGRCDTYTTDKSGLASQRTKLTAPDDHIVLPETISKEPLGPVVREGDATWADVVRWSLNVWIEAEEYGVNSENIDSMMDSKNPAIQRIVGAEGTKNGAALNLDQKWSYNLIKQVGNYAESYKRNLADTGIMPDRGPNALWTNGGILYVPPVR is encoded by the coding sequence ATGAAAATTATAAAATTCGCTGTTTCTATCTTTGCAGTACTTTTACTTGCTGCTTGTGGAAATGAATCAGCAAAAAAAACAAGTACTCTTGATACGACCAAGAGCCAAGGTTTTGTTAAATGTGGAGTCTCTCAGGGACTGCCAGGTTTTTCAAATGCTGATGCTTCTGGTAATTGGGCTGGTATGGACGTTGACGTTTGTAGAGCTGTTGCCGCTGCTGTTTTAGGCGATGCTACTAAAGTTAAATACACACCATTAAGTGCTAAAGAAAGATTCACTGCTCTTCAAGCTGGAGACATTGATGTTCTTTCAAGAAATACAACCTGGACATTAGAAAGAGATGCTGCAATTGGTTTAGAATTTGTAGGCGTTAACTTTTATGATGGACAAGGTTTCATGGTTAGAAAAAAATCTGGAATTAAATCTGTGAAAGATTTTCAAAATGGAACTAAAGTTTGTACAAATACTGGAACGACTACTGAGTTAAACATGGCTGATTTTTTCAAAGCGGCTGGTGTTTCTTATGAGCCTGTAGTATTTGAAAAAGCAGATGAAGTTGTTCAAGCTTACGATTCTGGACGTTGTGATACGTACACTACGGACAAGTCTGGTTTAGCTTCTCAAAGAACTAAATTAACTGCACCTGACGATCACATTGTTTTACCTGAAACAATTTCTAAAGAGCCTTTAGGACCTGTTGTTAGAGAAGGTGACGCAACATGGGCGGATGTAGTTAGATGGTCATTAAATGTTTGGATTGAAGCTGAAGAGTATGGCGTTAATTCTGAAAACATTGACTCTATGATGGATAGTAAAAATCCAGCGATTCAGAGAATAGTGGGAGCGGAGGGTACAAAGAACGGTGCTGCTCTAAACTTGGATCAAAAATGGAGTTACAATCTTATTAAACAAGTTGGAAATTATGCTGAGAGCTATAAAAGAAATTTAGCTGACACTGGTATAATGCCTGACAGAGGTCCAAATGCACTTTGGACTAATGGCGGAATTCTTTACGTTCCACCAGTAAGATAG
- a CDS encoding amino acid ABC transporter permease, protein MKLLKKNIEKLNLFLENYPKIGIYFPQFLIILLLGIIISYFSLNASTNMAARGIETGFGFLANKASFDIQFSLIDFDSNDSYARAYLVGLLNTLLVSGIGIFFATVIGFFVGVTRLSSNILASKVAEAYIEIFRNIPLLLQIFFWYFAILRLLPSSDNSLILFNFVFANIKGIYVPRFVWENLNHFVYGFLFSILAIYLFVSFSKKKQEKTGVQVPTFTTSLVIFFTINFIVIYFGNVGLSLSYPVLETNRGLYNYMGGVSVIPELIALAFSLSLYTSTFIAECVRAGILGIDKGQKEAAASIGLSKGQILKLIVIPQALRIIIPPVTNQYLNLTKNSSLAAAIAYPDIVLVFAGTALMQTGKAIEIVSITMLTYLTLSVSISLLMNWYNKKNSIVER, encoded by the coding sequence ATGAAATTATTAAAAAAAAATATAGAAAAATTGAATTTGTTTTTGGAAAACTATCCAAAAATAGGAATATATTTTCCACAATTTTTAATTATTTTATTACTAGGTATTATTATTTCTTATTTTTCCTTGAATGCTAGCACGAACATGGCTGCTAGAGGAATAGAGACTGGCTTTGGTTTTTTAGCAAACAAAGCATCATTTGACATTCAATTCAGCTTAATAGATTTCGATAGCAATGATAGTTATGCAAGAGCCTATTTAGTTGGGCTGCTTAATACTCTTTTAGTTTCAGGAATAGGTATTTTTTTTGCAACAGTAATCGGTTTTTTTGTAGGTGTAACTCGTCTATCATCTAATATTTTGGCATCAAAAGTTGCTGAAGCGTATATAGAAATTTTTAGAAACATACCCTTATTATTGCAAATATTTTTTTGGTATTTTGCTATTTTACGTTTATTACCATCATCAGACAATTCGTTAATTCTTTTTAATTTTGTTTTTGCCAACATTAAAGGAATATACGTTCCTAGATTTGTATGGGAAAATCTTAATCATTTTGTTTATGGTTTTTTATTTTCTATTCTAGCTATTTATCTATTTGTTTCTTTTTCAAAAAAAAAGCAGGAAAAAACTGGAGTTCAAGTACCAACATTTACCACGTCTCTAGTCATTTTTTTTACAATTAACTTTATAGTAATCTATTTTGGAAATGTAGGCTTATCTTTATCGTATCCTGTATTAGAAACTAATAGGGGTTTGTACAATTATATGGGTGGCGTTTCTGTTATACCAGAACTCATAGCTTTAGCTTTTTCATTATCACTTTACACATCTACTTTTATTGCAGAGTGTGTGAGAGCAGGAATTCTTGGAATTGACAAAGGTCAAAAAGAAGCCGCAGCATCTATTGGTCTATCAAAAGGTCAAATTCTTAAATTAATAGTTATTCCTCAGGCTTTAAGGATAATTATACCTCCGGTTACAAATCAGTATCTAAATCTAACAAAAAATTCTTCTCTAGCCGCAGCAATTGCTTATCCCGATATTGTACTAGTTTTTGCGGGTACAGCTTTAATGCAAACAGGAAAGGCTATTGAAATTGTTTCAATTACTATGCTTACCTATTTGACTTTAAGTGTTTCAATCTCGCTACTTATGAACTGGTATAACAAAAAAAACTCAATAGTTGAAAGATAA